GTAGTGGTAGCTCGCCTGGACCGCGCCGGAGGCGTCCGTGAGGGTCGTGATGCTCCCTTCCAGGTTCCGGTGGTAATAGTACGACACGTTGGCCACGATCATGTCCAAGGGCCGATTCGAACCGGGACCGAAGAAGTACGACGCACCGAGCGAGGCCCCCTTGTAGTCCGCGACCTTCCGTGGGAATCCGCCGATGCCGAGGAGGTCGTAGTCGAAATGCTGGGTCACGGAACCTTGGTTCACGGTCTCGCTCGACAGGAGCCCGTCCGGGCCGTACTGCATCAGTTCGTACGGCGCGACGTTCAGCGTTCCGGCGGCCATCGACACGGTGGTGGTGGTCCCTAGGTACGCAGAGGACCCCGCGGGATCGAGGACGACTTGACCGGCCAACGTGTTCCCCGAGTTCAGCGAGACGGGCGAGGCGCTCGAATAGGTTCCGCTAAAAGCCGCGTGGCAGAACAGGTAATTGGTGTTGGGAATGAGGGTGAGGGCCTGGGAACCGACTTGATACCAGCCTCCGTTGAGTTTGTATGACCACGAGACGGTGACGGTCGGGCAGTTCGGGTAGTCGACGTCGTCGAACACACTGCCCGACCCAGTGACCGAGATCGTCTTGCTTTGCGGCGAGGGCAGCAACGTGAGAAGGCGGACCGAAGACGTTGTGGTGCACGAGCTGCACGAGGAAGAGACGAGTTGCGTCGTCGACACTGGCGCGAGGTTATTCGCGTAGTCGTACGCGAAGTGGGTCGTGACGGCGCCGACCGTTCTCGAGATGAGATTTCCGTTCGCGTCGTAGCTGTAGCTGGTCCCATCTGTGGAGGATGTGAGCTCGTTGTCCGCGTCATACGTGGACGTGACCGTCGTGCCCCCGCTTGTCGACGTCAGGCGGTTGCCGAAAGCATCGTACGTGTACTTGGTCGATGTGCCGCTGGGATACGTGGCGTTGGCGAGGCGATACTCCCTGTCGTAGACGAACATGCTCGGGTTCGTGGCGGTCTGGAACGACACGCTCAGGCTGGAAATGGTCGTCGTCACGACGGAATCGTTCTGGAAGGCGATTTTCCCGGAAAGGACGTCCCCGTTGCGCACGCTCACGGACGCGCTGAACTGGGCTCCGAACGACGCGTAGCAGGCCCGGGGTTTGTTGAGATTGAGGGTTTGCGATCCGATCTGGACGGCAATTCCATTGAGGACGTAATACCAGGTCACGGTGGGAGCGGCGCAAGACGGCGGCGAGTTCACGTTGTCGACGGCGACTCCATGAGCGTACACGGAAACGGTGACGGTCTGGGGCGAGGGCGCCAAGCCCGAAGCGGTGAGCCCGTCCGTTGCGGCGTCGCAACAATCTGAGTACGTCCAGGTGGAAATCGCCTCCGTGGTCTGGGGCGTCTGCTGGGTCACAACGTTCCCCACCTTGTCGTAGACGTATGCCAGTTTCTCGAGGACGGACCCGCCGGGCTGGTAGGCTGTCTCGAGGACGAGCCGCCCGCCCCGGTCATAGGCGTACGTCACGTACCCGCCGTTCGGATACGTCTCTTTGAGGAGTTGGCCGTCCTTGCCATACGCGTAGGCCCAGCGGCTTCCGGCTGCGTCCGTCTGGCTCGAGACCCTGTTGCTCCGGTCCCAGACGTAGATCCCTCCGCCGTTGCCGTCCATGGAGAGACGGTTCCCGTTTGCATCGTACGTGAAGTTGTGAAACAACGTCATGGAGACGTCGAGGAAAATCTGCCTTGTCTGGCTCACCCGATCCAGGGCGTCGTACACAAAGATCTCGTCGAGTTCGAATCCCCTCCTCTCGACGACGTTTCCGTCCTTATTGTAGGCCACGGTAATCGCTTGCGCGCCCGGGTACGTCGTCTTGACGAGGCGATTTGAGGCGTCGTAGGTGTAGTTGATTCGTGTCCCGTTCGCTAGGATTTTGACGATGTCGTTGCCCACGGCATCATACACGAACCGGGTCACGTGGCCCAAGGGAGTCGTAACGTTGGTGACGCGACCGAAGGCGTCGTACGCGTACCTCGTCGCGTGGTTGTTCCTGTCGGTCGTCTGGGTCTGCTCGCCCAGGTTGTTGTGGACGTATTTCGTGATGTTGCCGCCCGTGTCGACAATCTGCTGCACACCGCCAAATGTCATGTTGTAGGCGTACTGCGTGATGAGGAGATTCGCGTCCTTCCGCGTAAGGAGGTCCCCCCGGTGGTCGTACGTGGACCAAGTCACATTCCCCATCGGGTCCGTGACGGACGTCACGCGCCCGTTGGAGTCGTACACGTTCCGCGTCGTGTTGCCTCCGGGACTCGTGGTGTTCCACGTCCGCCCGATTGCGTCGTTCTGGTACGTCGTCTTGTTGCCGCCCGCGTCCGTCGAGTTGACGAGGAACTCGTGCGCGTCGTAGCTTGCCGTGACCGAGTTGCCGCGGAAATCCTGGGAACGCACGACCGAGCCTGCCGCATCGTAGAACTGGTACGATACGTTGCCGCCCGGGAGAATCGTCGCGTAGAGGTTGCCATTGGTGTAGTAAGTGTATCTGGTCACGTAGCCCCTCTGATTCATCTGGCTCATCCGCAGGGCGATGAACTGTGTCGCGTTCTGGACGTTGGAGAACGTTTGGAGCGTGGTGTTCCCCCCCGGGTCCCTCGTGGAGACCGCATTCCCCATCCAGTCGTACGAATATGCTGTCGTGTCGGTCCGTCCGTCCGTCGCCGTGAGGATGTCGAACTCGCCGTCCCACGTGGCCTGGCTGGAATTGCCCTTCGTACAGAGGCCGCAGCCGAATCCGCCGACATTCGGTCCGTTGAGGACGGTTGGATTTCCGAGGCTGTTGAACGTGATGGTCGTAGTGGAACCCGCCGCGTTCGTCACCGTGGTCTGAGTCCCGCTCGTGTAGCCGATGCCGTAGGCCTCCACCTGCCATCGAATCGCGTTCGAGGCGTAATTCCATTCGCCGGTCCAGATCTGGCTCACCCGGGAACTCGCGTCGTACACGAAACGGTCCACGTGGCCCGCGCGGTCGACACGCTGGGTCAGGCGGTTGGAACTGTCGTAGCTGTAGTTTTCACTAAAGGTCATGGCGTCCGTGAACGTGACGAGCCGGTTCGAGCCGTCGTAGGTGTAGCCCACCCTCCGGTTCATCGGATCGGTGACGAACGAAATCCGGTTACTCGAATCGTAGACGAACGTCAACGCGAGGCCCGAATCGTCGGCAACCCTCGTGGGGTTGCCATTTGTGTAGGTGAGCGTGAGGTGGTTCCCGTTCCGGTCGACAATGGACGTGAGCTTGCCTGTCGAGTCGAAGTTCGTCCGGGATCCGTCGGGCTGCCAGAGGGTGTAAGTCCCGTCGGCATTCTTTACGAGATTGTCGTGGATTCCGCGGGGCGGACTGTACGCGGTGCCCCCCATCGTCGTGAAGATGTAGACCGCCCCGTCGCCCGCGGTGTAGGTCACGTTTCCTCCTGCGGGGAAACTCAGCTTGGCGTGGAACCCGTCCATCGTACCGAGGCCGAACGGCCCCGCTGTCCCGGAAAGGGCGGAGTTGTA
The sequence above is drawn from the Thermoplasmata archaeon genome and encodes:
- a CDS encoding DUF6531 domain-containing protein is translated as MVSPGAKWIKKGFATFAVGVMILTAFAVVSRPVSADGGTMTASGGGPPTATTYGPGAATTRFPDGTVRTQYLPTFQRWDGVWRPESALNWSAGEWPYLANETTTSFAITRLGGSFTQGKVPGATYAVHLDQIKETVNIASPFPTPITSPSLTVPFSGSYYVAIAGTTITLIGSAGTSWRSAPFAAWDSATPAHTWDNLATSVAYIDGSLVISLDANAVSGATFPLYIDPTWILQANANNAWAGTLDHLTSDWGDQSLRIGYLADNFNDNKNEVWTKTSGNSFSLRGGRAQLTATEIHASGTWSDLVLGSTLNFASCGASKLLVRYASSSNYYYLNVNFAGKQVTLYKVIGGVTTALSSTLSISMSANTNYDAKVVARGNSFEIWWAGARVWTGTDPSPPGSPLSGNVGLSEVTSKCTLYADNVRVRDATKWSGDYTSASRDAGTSNVVTQVRFQGTADSYSDVDLWINSSSNNQAWGGWHLLKAMVAPGFYYAVPDIDQKRWYQLRAVMRTGVDGTAFVHEMDALETPPTGVQATTNTGFAPWYIYVAGDVNAVSGNLVISWTDLSTRAKGFPIALVRTYNSALSGTAGPFGLGTMDGFHAKLSFPAGGNVTYTAGDGAVYIFTTMGGTAYSPPRGIHDNLVKNADGTYTLWQPDGSRTNFDSTGKLTSIVDRNGNHLTLTYTNGNPTRVADDSGLALTFVYDSSNRISFVTDPMNRRVGYTYDGSNRLVTFTDAMTFSENYSYDSSNRLTQRVDRAGHVDRFVYDASSRVSQIWTGEWNYASNAIRWQVEAYGIGYTSGTQTTVTNAAGSTTTITFNSLGNPTVLNGPNVGGFGCGLCTKGNSSQATWDGEFDILTATDGRTDTTAYSYDWMGNAVSTRDPGGNTTLQTFSNVQNATQFIALRMSQMNQRGYVTRYTYYTNGNLYATILPGGNVSYQFYDAAGSVVRSQDFRGNSVTASYDAHEFLVNSTDAGGNKTTYQNDAIGRTWNTTSPGGNTTRNVYDSNGRVTSVTDPMGNVTWSTYDHRGDLLTRKDANLLITQYAYNMTFGGVQQIVDTGGNITKYVHNNLGEQTQTTDRNNHATRYAYDAFGRVTNVTTPLGHVTRFVYDAVGNDIVKILANGTRINYTYDASNRLVKTTYPGAQAITVAYNKDGNVVERRGFELDEIFVYDALDRVSQTRQIFLDVSMTLFHNFTYDANGNRLSMDGNGGGIYVWDRSNRVSSQTDAAGSRWAYAYGKDGQLLKETYPNGGYVTYAYDRGGRLVLETAYQPGGSVLEKLAYVYDKVGNVVTQQTPQTTEAISTWTYSDCCDAATDGLTASGLAPSPQTVTVSVYAHGVAVDNVNSPPSCAAPTVTWYYVLNGIAVQIGSQTLNLNKPRACYASFGAQFSASVSVRNGDVLSGKIAFQNDSVVTTTISSLSVSFQTATNPSMFVYDREYRLANATYPSGTSTKYTYDAFGNRLTSTSGGTTVTSTYDADNELTSSTDGTSYSYDANGNLISRTVGAVTTHFAYDYANNLAPVSTTQLVSSSCSSCTTTSSVRLLTLLPSPQSKTISVTGSGSVFDDVDYPNCPTVTVSWSYKLNGGWYQVGSQALTLIPNTNYLFCHAAFSGTYSSASPVSLNSGNTLAGQVVLDPAGSSAYLGTTTTVSMAAGTLNVAPYELMQYGPDGLLSSETVNQGSVTQHFDYDLLGIGGFPRKVADYKGASLGASYFFGPGSNRPLDMIVANVSYYYHRNLEGSITTLTDASGAVQASYHY